From a region of the Phaseolus vulgaris cultivar G19833 chromosome 6, P. vulgaris v2.0, whole genome shotgun sequence genome:
- the LOC137832163 gene encoding cytochrome b561 and DOMON domain-containing protein At5g47530-like: MAGNLRLALSVLISLLLKSSAQSQTCLNHTFTDNKVFTSCRDLPQLTSYLHWTYDQNTAKLDMAFRHAGINASDRWVAWAINPNNNLNSAMVGAQALVAISESGGAPRAYTSSIQGYSTQLAEGNISYAISSLRATRQNSEITIYATLTLPNGTTNLVHLWQDGPLSASTPAQHQLATSNLQAKESLDLL; this comes from the coding sequence ATGGCTGGAAATTTGAGGCTTGCATTATCTGTGTTGATCTCTCTCCTTCTCAAATCCTCAGCACAGTCACAGACATGCCTGAACCACACCTTCACAGACAACAAGGTCTTCACCTCATGCCGTGATCTTCCCCAGTTAACCTCGTACCTCCATTGGACTTACGACCAGAACACAGCCAAGTTGGACATGGCATTCAGACACGCTGGAATCAACGCTTCGGACAGGTGGGTTGCATGGGCCATCAATCCCAACAACAACCTCAATTCAGCTATGGTTGGAGCACAGGCTCTGGTGGCTATCTCAGAATCCGGTGGTGCCCCGAGAGCATACACTTCTTCCATCCAAGGTTACTCAACCCAGTTGGCAGAGGGAAACATCTCTTATGCCATCTCTAGTTTGAGAGCTACCCGTCAGAATAGTGAGATCACCATCTATGCTACCCTCACTCTTCCAAATGGTACCACCAATTTGGTCCACCTTTGGCAAGATGGTCCTCTATCTGCTTCTACCCCTGCACAGCATCAACTTGCTACTTCTAACCTCCAAGCCAAGGAAAGCTTGGATCTTCTCTAG